One segment of Mus caroli chromosome 6, CAROLI_EIJ_v1.1, whole genome shotgun sequence DNA contains the following:
- the LOC110295566 gene encoding taste receptor type 2 member 125-like, which produces MRAVLHSILTIIFTLEFFIGNLGNGFIALVQCMELRKRRKFPSADHFLTALAISRFALIWVLFLDSFVFIQSPLLMTRNTLRLIQTAWNISNHCSIWFATSLSIFYLFKIAIFSNYLFLYLKQTVKRVVLVTLLLSMLLLFLNIFLEIKHIDVWIYETKRNITNGLNSNSFSEFSRLISIPSLMFTLVPFGVSLIAFLLLIFSLTKHVRKMQYYTKGCKDVRTMAHTTALQTVVAFLLLYATFFLSLVVEVSTLEMDESLMFLFAKVTIMIFPSIHSCIFILKHNKLRQDLLSVLKWLQYWCKRVKTLDS; this is translated from the coding sequence ATGCGTGCTGTTCTACATAGCATACTGACAATCATTTTCACTTTGGAGTTCTTCATTGGAAATCTGGGGAATGGATTCATAGCTCTAGTACAATGCATGGAATTACGAAAGAGAAGAAAGTTCCCTTCAGCAGATCATTTCCTCACTGCTCTGGCCATCTCCAGATTTGCTCTGATATGGGTTTTATTTCTAGATTCATTTGTGTTTATACAATCCCCATTACTGATGACTAGAAATACGTTAAGACTGATTCAGACTGCATGGAATATAAGCAATCATTGCAGTATATGGTTTGCTACCAGCCTCAGCATCTTTTATCTcttcaagatagccattttttctAACTATCTTTTCCTCTACTTGAAGCAGACAGTTAAAAGGGTGGTTTTGGTGACACTGCTGCTATCCAtgctccttttgtttttaaatatatttttagaaatcaaACATATTGATGTCTGGATCTATGAAACCAAAAGAAACATAACTAATGGTTTGAATTCAAACAGTTTTTCAGAGTTTTCCAGGCTTATTTCAATTCCAAGTTTAATGTTCACATTAGTACCGTTTGGTGTATCCTTGATAGCTTTCCTCCTCCTAATCTTTTCCCTTACAAAACATGTAAGGAAGATGCAGTACTACACCAAAGGATGCAAAGATGTCAGAACCATGGCACATACCACAGCCCTGCAGACTGTGGTTGCCTTCCTCCTATTATATGctactttctttctgtctctagttGTGGAAGTTTCAACACTTGAAATGGATGAAAGTCTGATGTTTCTGTTTGCAAAAGTTACTATAATGATTTTTCCTtccatccactcctgtattttcattttgaaacataaTAAGTTGAGACAGGACTTGCTTTCAGTACTGAAGTGGCTACAGTATTGGTGCAAGCGTGTGAAAACCTTGGATTCATAG